Proteins co-encoded in one Nonlabens agnitus genomic window:
- a CDS encoding lipid-A-disaccharide synthase N-terminal domain-containing protein: MNEWVIYAIGFVAQILFSARSIMQWIVSEKNKRVLTPVLFWQLSLIASFALFLYGYLRNDFAIMLGQILTYFIYIRNMQLQDSWRSFPKALRWFLYLFPLIILIIGYNNQVYDRELLFQNENIPNWLLALGIVAQVVFTLRFIYQWFYSEKRKESSLPMGFWALSLLGSLLILTYAIIRKDPVLFLGHLLGIVLYSRNIIILKTQE, from the coding sequence ATGAATGAATGGGTCATCTATGCCATAGGTTTTGTTGCCCAAATTCTTTTTTCCGCTCGATCCATTATGCAATGGATCGTTTCAGAAAAGAATAAGCGTGTCCTGACGCCAGTTTTATTTTGGCAGCTTAGTCTTATCGCATCCTTTGCGCTTTTTTTGTATGGCTACTTGCGCAACGACTTTGCCATCATGTTGGGTCAGATATTGACCTATTTTATCTACATACGCAATATGCAGTTGCAGGACAGCTGGCGATCTTTTCCAAAGGCTTTGCGTTGGTTTTTATACCTATTTCCGCTTATAATTTTAATTATAGGATATAACAATCAGGTGTATGATAGGGAATTGTTATTCCAGAATGAGAACATTCCCAACTGGCTGCTGGCATTAGGCATCGTGGCACAGGTTGTCTTTACATTGCGCTTTATCTATCAGTGGTTTTATAGTGAGAAACGTAAGGAATCATCATTGCCCATGGGTTTTTGGGCGTTGAGCTTGCTGGGTTCCCTTTTAATCTTGACCTATGCCATTATTAGAAAAGATCCAGTGTTATTTTTAGGTCACTTGTTGGGAATCGTATTGTATTCCCGCAACATTATTATTTTGAAAACGCAGGAATGA
- a CDS encoding ArnT family glycosyltransferase produces the protein MTKFIEKHPYWSIIILWAAVYIAHLGWLYPNIMEARNFVTAREMVTDGNWILTTMDGLARYEKPPLPTWLTAFSGELIGWESLMALRLPAALVTLLLLFYMFSLSRKLTQNNHLALLTSLITGTSFYVIFAGRNGTWDIFAHAFMLVGIYYLFQFLSQAEKHYRNALLAGLLIGLSFMSKGPVSHYALLLPFLIAYGFTYKYKAFRKKWWPLLAMILVIALLSSWWAIYIYVYDTAEATRIATKESSRWVGYELKPFYYYWSFFTQSGIWTIPAFVALLYPYLKKRVSNKKAYRFVLLWTIMAVVLLSLIPTKKSRYLLPVLIPLAMTTAFYIEYLILNFRQITSKWEKWPVYFNFGLIATIGLVFPLGAFLYFGEKLDGYYLYYILTSIALVAVGAFIWYSLIQQKLGRVFYGTIAFVMVVITFGFPLSNALLGNPDYNSLTSLSERQLPTYALEDLAPELVWDYGTSTIHKTEEELLLMNESIIGVFTDYSVEKNKLDFLNEKYRVESVETFDLNPVDSTRSSYKDRLKADFYVLKKSQGQQIKIVK, from the coding sequence ATGACAAAATTCATTGAGAAACATCCATATTGGAGCATCATTATTCTTTGGGCTGCAGTCTATATCGCCCATTTGGGATGGCTGTATCCCAACATCATGGAAGCGCGCAATTTCGTTACCGCTCGTGAGATGGTTACAGACGGCAACTGGATACTCACCACCATGGATGGTCTGGCGCGCTATGAAAAACCACCATTACCTACTTGGTTGACGGCATTTTCTGGAGAACTCATAGGATGGGAAAGTTTGATGGCATTGAGACTACCGGCAGCGCTTGTGACCTTGTTATTGTTGTTTTATATGTTCTCGCTTTCGCGAAAGCTGACTCAAAACAATCATCTCGCGCTCCTTACCAGCTTGATTACAGGCACCAGCTTCTACGTCATATTTGCAGGACGTAACGGCACTTGGGACATATTTGCTCATGCGTTTATGTTGGTCGGTATTTATTACCTATTCCAATTCTTATCGCAAGCTGAAAAACACTACCGAAACGCGCTACTAGCTGGATTACTTATAGGATTAAGTTTTATGAGCAAAGGTCCAGTATCACATTATGCCTTGTTGCTTCCATTCCTTATCGCTTATGGGTTCACCTACAAGTACAAAGCCTTCAGAAAAAAATGGTGGCCATTACTGGCGATGATTCTAGTAATTGCCTTATTATCATCTTGGTGGGCCATCTATATCTACGTTTATGACACTGCAGAAGCCACCAGAATTGCCACCAAAGAATCCAGCCGTTGGGTAGGCTACGAGCTCAAGCCATTCTACTATTATTGGAGCTTTTTCACACAGTCTGGAATATGGACCATACCAGCATTCGTCGCTTTATTATATCCCTATTTGAAGAAGAGAGTTTCCAATAAAAAAGCCTATCGTTTTGTTCTTTTATGGACTATTATGGCTGTGGTACTGTTGTCTTTGATCCCAACCAAAAAATCACGTTATCTATTGCCAGTGTTGATTCCGCTGGCGATGACCACAGCATTTTATATCGAGTATCTTATTTTAAATTTTAGGCAGATCACCAGCAAATGGGAAAAATGGCCGGTGTATTTCAATTTTGGACTTATCGCGACTATAGGCTTGGTTTTTCCTTTGGGAGCCTTCCTATATTTTGGTGAAAAGCTCGATGGTTATTATCTGTATTATATCTTGACATCAATTGCTCTGGTAGCGGTTGGAGCCTTTATCTGGTATAGTCTGATCCAGCAGAAATTAGGCAGAGTGTTTTATGGAACGATCGCATTTGTGATGGTGGTAATTACATTTGGTTTTCCGCTATCAAATGCGCTTTTAGGAAATCCAGATTACAATTCGCTTACCAGTTTGAGTGAACGTCAACTACCCACTTATGCCTTGGAAGATCTTGCTCCAGAGTTGGTTTGGGATTATGGAACCAGTACGATCCATAAAACTGAAGAAGAATTATTGTTGATGAACGAATCGATCATAGGTGTATTCACAGATTATTCTGTGGAAAAGAACAAACTCGATTTTCTGAACGAAAAGTATCGAGTAGAATCCGTGGAAACCTTTGACTTAAATCCAGTGGACAGCACTCGCAGCAGCTATAAGGACCGACTTAAAGCAGATTTTTATGTGCTCAAAAAATCTCAAGGGCAGCAAATTAAAATAGTGAAATAG
- a CDS encoding efflux transporter outer membrane subunit, whose translation MVWIIISCSPKTASLETPIDYSEDFSNTGNQEIPDEWWTTFEDEQLNSLIDSALSDNLSIASIWEQFQAEKENVRIQGSNQWPQVEASLRSGISRPQPDFAGGENTQAGLSASYEVDLWGRIKATKNAATFRATASYYDYQTATMSLSAEVSIAYFNVLSALQQIDLIKEQININERITKLIKARFSSGQLRAVDVLRQQQLLESTKALQIRAEQDLELAQNQLALLVGKPAQSNLLIKKRSLPKVDSLPATGLPLELTRRRPDLKSAYQRVLAADRDFAAAISNKYPRLSFTVATQARSNTYANLFQDWAYSISGNLVAPIFYGGRLKAEANQAESLKQSALYDYGQTVLIAFREVEDALINELKQKERMEVLERQLSLSDKTNRQIRLEFLNGFSEYLDLLIALNEQQQLRREQITAQQELLEFRVSLYRALAGSFKTIRENEINE comes from the coding sequence ATGGTATGGATAATAATTTCTTGTAGCCCTAAAACCGCTTCCCTTGAAACTCCTATTGACTATTCTGAAGATTTCAGTAATACAGGGAATCAAGAAATCCCTGATGAATGGTGGACCACTTTTGAAGACGAACAATTAAATAGCCTCATCGACTCGGCACTGTCAGATAATTTGAGCATAGCGTCAATCTGGGAACAATTCCAGGCGGAAAAGGAAAACGTAAGAATCCAAGGTTCAAATCAATGGCCGCAGGTAGAAGCTTCACTTCGTAGCGGTATATCGCGCCCTCAACCTGATTTTGCTGGTGGTGAAAATACTCAGGCAGGACTTTCAGCCAGCTATGAAGTTGATTTATGGGGACGTATTAAAGCGACAAAGAACGCGGCAACTTTTCGTGCCACGGCAAGCTATTATGATTATCAAACAGCTACTATGAGCTTATCAGCAGAGGTAAGCATCGCTTATTTTAATGTTCTGAGTGCTTTGCAGCAAATTGATCTCATAAAGGAACAAATCAATATTAATGAAAGGATTACAAAACTCATTAAAGCTCGTTTCTCTAGCGGCCAACTTAGGGCCGTAGATGTGCTGCGCCAGCAACAGTTATTGGAATCTACCAAGGCATTGCAGATTCGGGCAGAACAAGACTTGGAATTGGCTCAAAATCAATTGGCACTTTTGGTAGGTAAACCGGCACAAAGCAATCTATTAATTAAAAAAAGATCCTTACCAAAAGTGGATAGCCTTCCTGCCACGGGTCTTCCCTTGGAATTGACCCGTAGAAGACCTGATTTAAAAAGTGCGTACCAACGTGTTTTGGCGGCAGATAGGGATTTTGCAGCAGCCATCAGCAATAAATATCCTAGACTTTCCTTCACCGTGGCCACTCAGGCAAGATCCAATACATATGCTAATCTATTTCAAGATTGGGCGTATAGCATCTCTGGAAATTTAGTGGCTCCAATATTTTACGGAGGAAGATTAAAAGCCGAGGCAAATCAGGCAGAATCTTTAAAACAAAGTGCCTTATATGATTATGGTCAAACCGTACTGATAGCTTTCAGAGAGGTAGAGGATGCACTTATCAATGAGCTGAAGCAAAAAGAGCGAATGGAGGTCTTGGAACGTCAGCTATCACTTTCTGATAAAACAAACCGGCAAATCCGTTTAGAATTTTTGAATGGATTCAGTGAGTACCTAGATCTCTTAATTGCTTTAAATGAGCAACAACAGCTGCGTAGGGAACAAATAACGGCTCAACAAGAATTGCTTGAGTTTAGAGTAAGTCTTTATCGTGCATTGGCAGGAAGCTTTAAAACAATACGTGAAAATGAAATTAATGAATAA
- a CDS encoding NAD-dependent epimerase/dehydratase family protein: MKILITGIAGFIGSHLAERLHANHHEVIGIDNFSDYYDVTLKRENAAALSQLDIKVMELDLREDDLEAALPKDVEYIFHAAALPGIASTSTFEQYLTNNVIATHRLTVAAAHLAQLKMFVNIGTSSIYGKDVFCDEEQMAKPISNYGVTKLAAEQLVMSQSRLGNYPACSLRLYSVYGSRERPDKMFSQLINCAIHGEKFSLFEGSLEHKRSFTHITDIIDGIVSTIGKEDVCDGQVINLGTDQEYTTAQGIQTVEKLMDTKIGIDLKPARSGDQLRTKAVIDKAKKLLDYNPQVGLEEGVQEQINWFEQ, encoded by the coding sequence ATGAAAATTTTAATTACTGGCATCGCTGGTTTTATTGGGTCCCATCTCGCTGAAAGATTGCATGCCAACCATCATGAGGTTATTGGAATCGACAACTTTTCTGATTATTACGATGTCACATTAAAGCGCGAAAATGCAGCTGCTCTTTCGCAGTTGGATATCAAAGTAATGGAGTTGGATTTGCGAGAAGACGATCTAGAGGCAGCCTTGCCTAAAGATGTGGAATATATTTTTCATGCAGCAGCTTTACCAGGCATTGCAAGTACCTCAACTTTTGAGCAGTACCTTACCAATAATGTCATTGCAACACACAGATTGACAGTAGCTGCCGCTCATCTAGCGCAGTTGAAAATGTTTGTCAATATTGGGACCTCATCGATTTATGGTAAAGACGTTTTTTGTGATGAAGAACAAATGGCAAAACCCATTTCGAACTATGGTGTCACAAAACTTGCTGCAGAGCAGCTCGTTATGTCCCAATCTCGATTAGGGAACTATCCAGCCTGCTCACTGCGATTATACTCCGTTTATGGATCGCGAGAACGACCAGACAAAATGTTTAGCCAATTGATTAATTGCGCGATACATGGGGAAAAATTCTCATTGTTTGAAGGCAGTCTAGAGCACAAACGCAGCTTTACCCATATCACTGACATTATTGACGGTATCGTGAGTACCATAGGTAAAGAAGATGTTTGCGATGGCCAAGTTATTAATCTGGGCACAGATCAGGAATACACAACCGCACAGGGAATTCAAACCGTGGAGAAATTAATGGATACCAAAATTGGTATCGACCTTAAACCAGCTCGTAGCGGTGATCAACTTAGAACCAAAGCAGTGATTGACAAAGCCAAAAAGCTGCTGGATTACAATCCGCAAGTAGGTCTTGAAGAAGGCGTCCAGGAGCAGATCAACTGGTTCGAACAGTAA
- a CDS encoding efflux RND transporter periplasmic adaptor subunit: MFLIFSTEPTAKSEGSVKQSAMLVNLTTVEKNEYIPLIEATGTVRPLEDVIISPLVSGPVIKRSENFLPGSFVKKGELLLQINPADYRNTLALEQSNLNQEKTNLEIEMGRQEVAQLDLDLIGIDTISDQERKLVLRQPQLNAVKANIQSAQASVNQASLNLTRTSIRAPFDAHILNQNVTVGSQVAPGDNLGRLVGTEFYLVEVNIPVSKLRWLNFPTGGNTQGSTVRIRNKSAWPDGASREGFLDKKIGALEGQSRLARVLVKVPQPLGNPDPNKPDLIIGSFVDVAIEGKPVQNVVRINRDYVRPNNTAWVMKEGKLEIRQLKFALTDSEYAYVMEGLDDGDQVVITNLSTVAEGVDLKEDTSSQMKQ; encoded by the coding sequence GTGTTCCTAATATTTAGCACAGAACCCACTGCAAAAAGTGAAGGCAGCGTGAAGCAAAGTGCCATGCTCGTCAACCTAACTACTGTAGAGAAAAACGAATATATACCACTAATTGAAGCCACGGGAACGGTTCGACCGTTGGAAGATGTGATCATAAGCCCTTTGGTTTCAGGTCCAGTTATTAAAAGATCAGAAAACTTTTTGCCTGGAAGTTTTGTAAAGAAAGGAGAGCTGTTATTACAAATCAATCCAGCCGATTATCGCAATACTTTAGCATTGGAGCAAAGCAATCTAAACCAGGAAAAGACCAATTTAGAGATAGAGATGGGAAGGCAGGAAGTAGCCCAGTTGGATTTGGATCTAATTGGGATTGATACCATAAGTGACCAAGAGCGTAAATTGGTGTTACGTCAACCACAGTTAAACGCGGTCAAGGCAAACATACAATCGGCACAGGCCTCTGTAAATCAAGCATCGTTAAATTTAACCAGAACAAGTATTAGAGCACCATTTGATGCTCACATCTTAAATCAAAATGTAACGGTGGGATCACAAGTAGCTCCCGGTGATAATTTAGGTCGACTGGTGGGAACCGAGTTTTATTTGGTAGAAGTCAATATCCCAGTTTCAAAATTAAGATGGCTAAACTTTCCTACCGGCGGTAATACTCAGGGCTCAACCGTAAGGATTCGCAATAAATCGGCTTGGCCGGATGGTGCATCAAGAGAAGGCTTCTTAGATAAAAAAATTGGAGCCTTGGAAGGACAATCAAGGTTAGCCAGAGTTTTGGTGAAAGTCCCACAGCCCTTAGGCAATCCAGATCCTAATAAACCTGATTTGATTATAGGGTCATTTGTTGATGTAGCCATTGAAGGGAAACCTGTTCAAAATGTGGTAAGAATCAATCGAGATTATGTGCGCCCTAATAATACAGCATGGGTGATGAAAGAGGGTAAACTGGAAATTCGTCAACTCAAATTTGCACTAACAGATTCAGAATATGCATACGTCATGGAAGGTTTAGACGATGGCGACCAGGTGGTAATAACTAATTTAAGTACAGTAGCCGAAGGTGTTGACCTTAAAGAAGACACGAGTAGCCAGATGAAACAGTAA
- a CDS encoding efflux RND transporter permease subunit: MSKDKKNKVRKEGAIGFMARNSVITNLLMILLVGGGIYTMFSIQKEVFPQFQLDFVEVNVSYPGAAPAEVEQGILLPVEETIRGIQGIKEIVSTANEGSGNVTIELIAGTDRMKAFQDIDQAVSRINTFPDDIEQPQVSLQNRQRDVMEIGLYGNVDIWTLRKLAEQMRNTLLSDPEITQVEIGSVPDYETSIEIPRYKLQEYGLTLQQVADIIAQSSQDVPAGAVETNSGEILLRMKERKQWADEFRNITIITAASGAKVTLGDLATIEDTFEEAGFHGQFNQTPSVEMEIFRIGDQSPLDIEERVKEIMEEFPLPPGVNFRIDSNRAEDYRERLSLLTENGILAIVIVLVILTLFLEYRLAFWVMIGMAISFVGGMIFLPLIGVSINMISMFGFLVVLGIVVDDAVVVGENIYEKRQQGMSYMKAAVEGTKDVSKPVIFSILTTIIAFVPLLFIPGETGKFWWPLPAVVIVILTVSLLEALFILPSHLAHLSEKKKRKWVEKLEGYQHAFAKAFDRIIETYYRPFLDRCLKHRYITLSLATALLLVVGGYAYSDHMGMVLMPQVAAEEIEAGVRLPVGTTRAQAEEVAAEITTATQKMFEEYDLYKIAEGIKTNIRGQNFIDTEIVLLPPDQRDITAAEVIALWRDNIGEIKGVDQITFEAERGPGSYQQDISVDLSHPDIEMLERASMAFVERMEALENSRDVSDNYDNGKQQYDFNILPEGRNLGLTSNEVGRQVRNAFFGALALRQLRGTNEIEVRVKLPLSERTDIQNLEDFIVRSPDGIEVPLMDVVEVTQREAFTSINRRDGLRVVNVGFDVEPANAVGRVLAKVKEEELPQLRADFPGITWTFEGGQADMRESTQSLWSNFAMAMILIYALLAMAFSNYIQPIIVMTAIPFGIVGAVLGHIILGYDLSLVSLMGVIALSGVVVNDSLIMIDYANKKRGELSIYESIHEAGLRRFRPIMLTTLTTFGGLTPIILETSSQAFYLIPMAISLGFGIIFATSIILVIVPCLYLALEDVRLLIQKRKTVQRDSDVVHG, translated from the coding sequence ATGTCAAAGGATAAAAAGAATAAGGTGAGAAAGGAAGGTGCTATTGGATTTATGGCGCGCAATTCTGTGATTACAAATCTTTTGATGATCCTTCTTGTAGGTGGTGGAATCTATACCATGTTCAGTATCCAAAAGGAGGTTTTTCCGCAATTTCAACTAGACTTTGTAGAAGTCAACGTGAGCTATCCTGGTGCAGCACCCGCTGAGGTCGAACAAGGTATCTTACTGCCTGTGGAAGAAACAATTCGTGGCATTCAGGGAATCAAAGAAATTGTTTCCACAGCTAACGAAGGATCAGGAAACGTCACTATAGAGCTTATTGCCGGTACAGATCGTATGAAGGCTTTCCAGGATATTGATCAGGCGGTGAGCCGTATCAATACTTTTCCAGACGATATTGAGCAACCGCAGGTAAGCTTGCAAAATCGCCAGCGCGATGTGATGGAGATTGGCCTCTACGGTAATGTCGACATCTGGACCCTACGCAAACTGGCTGAGCAGATGAGGAATACTCTTTTGAGCGATCCTGAAATTACCCAAGTAGAGATAGGTAGTGTTCCTGATTATGAAACAAGTATCGAGATCCCTCGATATAAACTTCAAGAATATGGTTTGACCCTTCAACAAGTAGCAGACATTATTGCTCAAAGCAGTCAGGATGTACCAGCTGGAGCGGTCGAAACAAATTCAGGTGAAATATTATTGCGCATGAAGGAGCGCAAGCAGTGGGCAGATGAATTTAGAAACATCACCATTATCACGGCAGCATCAGGTGCTAAGGTTACTTTAGGTGATCTGGCAACTATAGAAGATACGTTTGAAGAAGCTGGCTTTCATGGACAATTCAATCAAACGCCTTCCGTAGAGATGGAAATTTTCCGTATTGGTGATCAATCGCCATTAGACATTGAAGAGCGTGTTAAGGAAATTATGGAAGAATTTCCTCTGCCTCCAGGCGTCAATTTTAGAATCGATAGCAACAGAGCTGAGGATTATAGGGAGAGACTTTCACTATTGACTGAAAACGGGATTTTGGCCATCGTCATTGTGTTGGTGATTTTGACATTGTTCCTAGAATATAGACTCGCATTCTGGGTAATGATAGGTATGGCTATCTCCTTTGTGGGTGGTATGATATTCCTACCACTCATAGGCGTGAGTATTAATATGATATCCATGTTTGGTTTTCTAGTGGTACTGGGTATTGTTGTTGACGATGCCGTTGTGGTAGGGGAAAATATATATGAAAAGCGGCAGCAGGGCATGAGCTATATGAAGGCGGCTGTAGAAGGAACTAAGGACGTTTCAAAACCAGTGATTTTCAGTATTCTTACCACAATTATTGCATTCGTACCTCTGTTATTTATTCCTGGTGAAACGGGCAAGTTTTGGTGGCCTTTACCTGCCGTGGTAATCGTCATATTGACAGTGAGTTTATTGGAAGCTTTGTTTATTCTTCCATCGCATTTGGCACACCTTTCAGAGAAGAAAAAGAGAAAGTGGGTTGAAAAATTGGAAGGTTATCAGCACGCTTTCGCGAAAGCGTTTGACCGGATCATTGAAACTTATTACAGGCCATTTCTTGATCGATGTCTCAAGCACCGTTACATAACGCTCAGTCTTGCAACCGCCTTATTACTTGTAGTAGGTGGCTATGCTTATAGTGATCATATGGGTATGGTATTGATGCCACAAGTAGCGGCTGAAGAAATTGAAGCAGGAGTTCGTTTGCCGGTAGGAACCACAAGAGCTCAAGCTGAAGAGGTGGCTGCAGAAATTACGACGGCTACTCAAAAAATGTTTGAGGAATACGATCTCTATAAGATTGCAGAGGGCATAAAAACGAATATCCGCGGTCAGAACTTCATCGATACAGAAATTGTATTACTACCACCAGATCAAAGGGACATTACTGCAGCTGAGGTCATCGCCCTATGGAGGGACAATATAGGCGAGATTAAAGGGGTGGATCAAATCACTTTTGAAGCAGAGCGTGGTCCTGGAAGCTACCAGCAAGATATTAGCGTGGACTTAAGTCATCCAGATATTGAGATGTTGGAGCGCGCGAGCATGGCTTTTGTGGAACGCATGGAAGCCTTAGAAAACTCTAGAGATGTAAGCGACAATTACGACAACGGGAAACAGCAGTATGACTTTAATATCCTACCAGAAGGTCGCAATCTGGGGTTGACTTCTAACGAGGTGGGAAGACAGGTTCGCAATGCATTTTTTGGTGCCTTGGCGTTACGCCAGTTAAGAGGTACAAATGAAATTGAGGTTAGGGTGAAACTGCCTCTTTCAGAACGTACAGACATTCAAAATCTCGAGGACTTTATAGTTCGTAGTCCTGATGGAATAGAAGTACCGCTTATGGATGTTGTTGAAGTAACCCAAAGAGAGGCTTTTACTAGCATAAATCGTAGGGATGGTCTAAGAGTGGTCAATGTAGGTTTTGATGTAGAACCTGCAAATGCCGTTGGGCGGGTTTTGGCAAAAGTTAAAGAAGAAGAGTTGCCTCAATTGAGAGCTGATTTTCCTGGAATCACTTGGACTTTTGAAGGAGGTCAGGCAGATATGCGGGAGTCCACTCAATCTCTTTGGAGCAATTTTGCCATGGCCATGATATTGATCTATGCACTATTGGCAATGGCTTTTTCAAATTACATTCAACCTATTATTGTGATGACAGCAATACCTTTCGGTATAGTGGGAGCGGTGCTTGGTCACATCATTCTAGGCTATGATTTGTCATTGGTAAGTTTGATGGGAGTAATTGCCTTGTCTGGAGTGGTGGTAAATGATTCATTAATAATGATTGATTACGCCAATAAAAAGCGTGGCGAACTTTCCATTTATGAGTCCATACACGAAGCAGGTCTTAGAAGGTTCCGCCCGATCATGTTGACCACATTAACAACTTTTGGAGGATTGACGCCTATCATTTTGGAGACGTCTAGCCAGGCTTTTTATCTAATTCCCATGGCCATTTCATTAGGATTTGGGATCATATTTGCGACCTCTATTATTCTTGTGATTGTTCCTTGTCTATATTTAGCATTGGAGGATGTTCGCCTGCTAATTCAAAAACGTAAGACGGTGCAGCGAGATAGTGATGTAGTTCATGGGTGA
- a CDS encoding glycosyltransferase family 2 protein, protein MTNSLTIIVPVYNEADNLKRVERELSAYINSSKVESSVLLVNDGSTDESLRIIKDICASNPKFHYINFDKNYGLSAAIKAGFDHATTSLVGYIDSDLQTSPMDFDLLLEHIGEYDLVTGVRSQRKDSFVKNMSSTIANGIRRSFTHDGMDDTGCPLKIIKADYAKRIPMFKGLHRFLPAMILLQNGKIKQVPVQHFERVAGTAKFGLWNRLLGPLMDCFAYLWMKKKYINYKVADKA, encoded by the coding sequence ATGACAAATTCCTTAACGATTATCGTACCTGTTTATAATGAGGCAGATAATCTAAAACGAGTGGAACGTGAACTGAGCGCCTATATCAATAGTTCTAAGGTAGAATCGTCGGTCCTCTTAGTAAACGATGGATCCACAGATGAGAGCTTACGGATTATCAAGGACATTTGCGCTTCAAACCCAAAGTTTCACTACATTAATTTTGATAAGAATTATGGCTTGAGCGCTGCCATTAAAGCTGGTTTTGATCACGCTACAACTTCACTGGTAGGATATATCGATTCAGATTTGCAGACCAGTCCCATGGATTTTGATTTGTTGTTGGAACACATTGGAGAATATGATCTCGTGACTGGTGTGCGTTCACAGCGCAAGGACAGTTTTGTCAAAAACATGTCTTCTACCATAGCAAATGGTATAAGACGCAGTTTCACTCATGATGGAATGGACGATACCGGTTGTCCACTTAAGATCATCAAAGCAGATTATGCAAAACGCATCCCTATGTTCAAGGGATTGCACCGATTCTTACCTGCAATGATTTTATTGCAAAATGGTAAGATCAAGCAAGTTCCCGTGCAACATTTTGAACGCGTTGCGGGCACGGCAAAGTTTGGTTTGTGGAATAGATTACTTGGACCATTAATGGATTGCTTTGCCTATCTATGGATGAAAAAGAAATACATCAACTACAAAGTAGCAGATAAGGCATGA